A stretch of Paenibacillus mucilaginosus 3016 DNA encodes these proteins:
- a CDS encoding S-layer homology domain-containing protein: MNILRDELKKTRDGYVITIYLSEDRAEFAKELGDNPEQQRELQKDVESYVRKKYPNLKVTTAKVLLGGLLISTIPLGGQAQAATPTGGPKDIDKSSSWAQTAIWNLVDKKIIEGDEQGNFNPQGTMTRDAFTAMLVRALVPADQMVTPETPTFKDIPKDHWAYAYVETAVAKGLVNGTTDTTFSPTDNVTREQMATIFVRALNVPADELKGMGDKLTFTDAGSIADYAKDAVGYAVSKGLMQGTSDTTFDPGKNATREQVAVVMDRYLTGGVVTPPTEQTGKVSVSEAKATGVQTVTVTFNRDVTDAEKATLALTKGNVAVATTAKWSDDKKSAVLTLTDTRLSAGTYTVTLGGLAADAVEKTTAEFTAENETVSKIEFVNANDTIAKGSKVLVNIKASNQYGENASFSSASYTVYSDDAANAQLKKLDNGELQLSLDTSSEDFKSGISVVPVNIYHTDTRVTATKNFKVGTDAFISKVELGTVKYSTGGDSISGKGETATVDLLQYDQYGNIMDKDSVNAEDINITVTPYEENLKHEIGDFNNDDVTDIRFSLANNVDRTGDFTFNVYSQAGTATGTVKVSSTKLATKVEIGDMNNVIAAGDEDAYIPIVAYDAAGNKLSTEDLISDENAVGVNGEDPQITFSVAGATSQGIQTTGEHKGMLKLTDINDSSQGVVTVTAMIATPNANSVATKSYTLQDARTPDTIKVKTDLAKKILPGAEAKFEYAVYDQYGQELDTIQQVDNNGNVSVNGFLYRVAVVTSNNGVEGSLPTGFTLENATATYTGDLDAFNDENKLILDKATAVPGDIARVKVVLQKATEAGAGVATFTDIAHVTRDVEVVAADADLSYSISPMGDLYNTLDSDAVSDTDVTYAGGTLTVAEQKDPTLSKLAKEIELVATDAAGDKVALPDSIQAVYTDNPAIARAGVAGDNTAYVIGNQKGTAKVSVSFLNNEGETVTKNFSVTVKDDALTATKIEAGETEATVAQATPGNAFNVMNLKITDNYGITYENETGGDQDASKYNYLFGTTFGVTNVKSNGADNTVSVDQYGNLTIGANVTGFELTATTAAGLTTTTSVIVTPPAP, encoded by the coding sequence GTGAACATTTTACGTGACGAGCTTAAGAAAACTCGCGACGGGTACGTCATCACGATCTACCTGTCAGAGGACCGGGCCGAGTTCGCCAAAGAGCTTGGCGATAACCCGGAGCAGCAGCGTGAGCTTCAAAAAGACGTAGAAAGCTACGTCCGGAAGAAGTACCCGAACCTGAAAGTAACGACGGCGAAAGTCCTGCTCGGCGGACTTCTGATATCGACGATCCCGCTGGGCGGCCAAGCTCAAGCTGCTACGCCGACAGGTGGTCCGAAAGATATCGACAAGAGCTCCTCCTGGGCTCAAACGGCAATCTGGAACCTCGTCGACAAGAAGATTATCGAAGGCGATGAGCAGGGCAACTTCAACCCGCAGGGCACAATGACGCGCGACGCGTTCACGGCTATGCTAGTACGCGCCTTGGTTCCAGCCGACCAAATGGTCACGCCGGAAACACCAACGTTCAAGGATATCCCGAAAGACCACTGGGCTTATGCTTACGTAGAAACAGCGGTAGCGAAGGGCCTCGTCAACGGTACGACCGACACGACGTTCTCCCCTACAGACAACGTAACGCGTGAGCAGATGGCGACCATCTTCGTCCGTGCGCTGAATGTACCGGCTGATGAGCTCAAAGGTATGGGCGACAAGCTGACCTTCACGGATGCGGGATCGATTGCCGACTATGCGAAGGATGCAGTTGGCTACGCCGTATCTAAGGGATTGATGCAGGGTACGAGCGACACGACGTTCGACCCAGGGAAGAACGCTACTCGCGAGCAGGTGGCCGTGGTTATGGACCGCTACCTGACAGGCGGCGTAGTAACGCCTCCTACGGAGCAAACGGGCAAAGTATCCGTATCCGAAGCAAAAGCTACTGGCGTTCAGACGGTTACAGTAACCTTCAACCGCGACGTTACGGATGCCGAGAAGGCTACGCTGGCTCTGACGAAGGGCAATGTCGCAGTAGCAACAACGGCCAAGTGGTCCGACGACAAAAAGTCCGCCGTACTTACGCTGACCGACACCAGACTTTCCGCAGGTACTTACACAGTAACACTTGGCGGCCTGGCTGCAGATGCGGTTGAGAAGACGACGGCTGAGTTTACGGCTGAGAACGAGACGGTCTCGAAGATTGAGTTCGTGAATGCGAACGATACAATCGCGAAGGGCAGCAAAGTCCTGGTCAATATCAAAGCGTCGAACCAATACGGCGAGAATGCTTCCTTCTCTTCCGCTTCCTATACGGTATATTCAGACGATGCAGCCAATGCTCAATTGAAGAAGCTTGACAATGGCGAACTGCAGCTTTCCTTGGATACCAGCTCTGAGGACTTCAAATCCGGAATCTCTGTGGTTCCTGTAAACATTTATCATACAGATACCCGGGTTACGGCTACGAAGAACTTCAAAGTGGGTACGGATGCGTTCATCTCCAAGGTCGAGCTCGGTACCGTTAAATACAGCACCGGCGGAGACTCCATCTCTGGCAAGGGAGAAACCGCAACCGTCGATTTGCTGCAGTATGACCAATACGGCAACATCATGGACAAAGATTCGGTTAATGCAGAAGACATCAATATCACAGTAACACCTTACGAGGAAAACCTGAAGCATGAGATTGGTGACTTCAATAACGACGATGTTACGGACATCCGGTTCTCCTTGGCCAATAATGTTGACCGTACCGGCGATTTTACGTTCAATGTCTACAGTCAAGCAGGTACGGCTACAGGTACAGTCAAAGTTTCCTCTACTAAGCTGGCTACCAAAGTTGAGATTGGTGATATGAATAATGTTATCGCCGCAGGAGACGAGGATGCTTACATCCCGATCGTCGCCTATGATGCAGCGGGTAACAAGCTCAGCACCGAGGATCTTATTAGCGATGAGAATGCTGTCGGAGTTAATGGAGAGGACCCACAGATCACGTTCAGCGTAGCTGGTGCCACATCGCAAGGGATTCAGACGACAGGCGAACATAAAGGCATGCTGAAGCTGACGGATATCAATGACTCTTCTCAAGGAGTCGTTACGGTAACAGCCATGATTGCCACACCGAATGCTAACAGCGTGGCAACCAAATCGTATACGCTGCAGGATGCACGCACACCGGACACCATCAAGGTCAAAACGGATCTGGCCAAGAAAATCCTGCCTGGGGCGGAAGCCAAGTTCGAGTATGCCGTTTATGACCAATATGGTCAAGAACTCGATACAATCCAGCAGGTGGACAATAATGGTAATGTATCGGTCAACGGCTTCCTTTATCGGGTAGCGGTAGTAACATCTAATAACGGAGTAGAAGGATCTCTTCCAACCGGCTTTACACTTGAGAATGCTACCGCAACATATACAGGCGACCTTGATGCTTTCAATGATGAAAATAAACTCATTCTTGACAAAGCAACAGCTGTTCCGGGAGATATTGCCCGCGTGAAGGTTGTCCTCCAAAAAGCTACTGAGGCTGGAGCTGGTGTCGCTACCTTTACGGATATCGCCCACGTAACGCGCGATGTGGAAGTCGTAGCAGCTGATGCAGATCTCTCTTACTCGATCTCGCCAATGGGTGATCTGTATAATACCCTTGACAGTGACGCGGTTTCCGACACAGATGTAACTTATGCCGGAGGCACGTTAACAGTAGCGGAGCAAAAAGATCCTACACTTAGCAAACTGGCCAAAGAAATCGAGCTGGTTGCTACTGATGCAGCGGGTGATAAAGTTGCCCTGCCGGATTCCATTCAAGCCGTTTACACGGATAATCCGGCCATTGCCCGTGCGGGTGTGGCTGGTGACAACACGGCTTATGTCATCGGTAACCAAAAAGGTACGGCTAAAGTCAGCGTCTCCTTCTTGAATAACGAAGGCGAAACGGTAACGAAGAACTTCTCTGTTACGGTTAAGGACGATGCTCTCACAGCCACGAAGATTGAAGCCGGCGAAACCGAAGCAACCGTGGCTCAGGCGACTCCAGGAAATGCCTTTAACGTCATGAACCTAAAGATTACGGATAACTATGGGATCACCTATGAGAACGAAACAGGCGGCGACCAAGACGCATCCAAGTACAACTACCTGTTCGGTACTACGTTTGGCGTTACCAACGTGAAGAGCAATGGTGCGGACAACACTGTATCCGTTGACCAATACGGTAATCTCACGATTGGTGCTAACGTAACAGGCTTTGAACTCACAGCTACAACCGCTGCAGGCCTCACAACTACGACATCGGTTATCGTAACTCCCCCTGCACCATAA
- a CDS encoding YciI family protein produces MGYYVVMLPMLDEEKSRVYRPEHLAYLEEQRGKGRIFANGRFPDGSGGMVIYKADNLEQAQQWAAEDPYVLHGARRAEVREWEMVPGAL; encoded by the coding sequence ATGGGGTACTATGTGGTGATGCTGCCGATGCTCGACGAAGAGAAGAGCAGGGTATACCGGCCGGAGCATCTGGCCTATCTGGAAGAGCAGCGCGGGAAGGGCCGGATCTTTGCCAACGGACGCTTCCCGGACGGATCGGGCGGCATGGTCATCTACAAGGCGGACAATCTGGAGCAGGCGCAGCAGTGGGCCGCAGAGGATCCGTACGTGCTCCATGGCGCACGCCGCGCGGAAGTGCGGGAGTGGGAGATGGTGCCGGGAGCGCTGTAA
- a CDS encoding putative 2-aminoethylphosphonate ABC transporter substrate-binding protein, with product MNAWRKWLTASLILSTLTIGCGVKEEHSPQAAGASKPETQITKNGEITVYTALEDDLIQSYLTSFKAKYPQTKVNIVRDSTGVITAKLLAEKENPVADVVWGTAATSLLVLDQAGLLEGYSPQGVERILPEFKDAGRPEKWVGIDAWETAFVVNTKELEKKNLPVPRSYEDLLKPEYQGMIVMPHPASSGTGYLDVAGWLQLMGTDKAWSYMDKLHQNIAIYTHSGSKPAKMAAAGEYAIGISFGYRGIQEKKKGAPLEVVFPAEGSGWDVEANALVKKKDIKPESKLFLDWAISEEAMKEYNKNYAILAVKNEGGAIPEGYTKNPLEQLIKYDLNRSAKERESILAEWEKRYSTKAEAKK from the coding sequence ATGAATGCATGGAGAAAGTGGTTAACCGCCTCGCTGATACTGAGTACCCTGACGATCGGCTGCGGTGTGAAGGAAGAGCATTCTCCGCAGGCCGCGGGAGCTTCCAAGCCGGAGACCCAGATTACGAAGAACGGTGAGATCACCGTCTATACGGCGCTCGAAGACGATCTGATCCAATCCTACCTCACCTCCTTCAAAGCGAAGTATCCGCAGACCAAGGTGAATATCGTGCGCGATTCGACGGGCGTCATTACGGCCAAGCTGCTCGCCGAGAAGGAGAATCCCGTGGCGGACGTCGTGTGGGGCACGGCGGCGACGAGCCTGCTTGTCCTGGATCAGGCCGGGCTGCTGGAAGGGTACTCCCCGCAGGGTGTCGAGCGGATTCTCCCCGAGTTCAAGGATGCCGGCCGGCCGGAGAAGTGGGTGGGCATCGACGCCTGGGAAACGGCGTTCGTCGTCAATACGAAGGAGCTCGAGAAGAAGAATCTCCCCGTCCCGCGGAGCTACGAGGACCTGCTGAAGCCGGAGTACCAAGGCATGATCGTGATGCCGCATCCGGCTTCCTCCGGTACAGGCTATCTGGATGTGGCGGGCTGGCTGCAGCTGATGGGAACGGACAAGGCGTGGAGCTACATGGACAAGCTTCACCAGAATATTGCGATCTACACGCATTCCGGGTCGAAGCCCGCCAAGATGGCGGCTGCAGGGGAATACGCGATCGGGATCTCCTTCGGCTACCGGGGGATTCAGGAGAAGAAGAAGGGGGCGCCGCTCGAGGTCGTCTTCCCGGCGGAAGGCTCGGGCTGGGATGTCGAGGCCAATGCGCTCGTGAAGAAGAAGGACATCAAGCCGGAGAGCAAGCTCTTCCTTGACTGGGCGATCTCCGAGGAAGCGATGAAAGAGTACAACAAGAACTATGCGATTCTGGCGGTCAAAAACGAGGGCGGTGCCATTCCGGAGGGTTACACGAAGAACCCGTTAGAACAGCTCATCAAGTATGACTTGAACCGTTCGGCGAAGGAGCGGGAGAGCATTCTCGCCGAGTGGGAGAAGCGGTACAGCACCAAGGCCGAGGCCAAAAAGTAG
- a CDS encoding spore germination protein, translating to MGFLRRLLEIALPPLPSQKPAPAPPTGPMLSSRLQENLLRIGKEFGSSPDILVRDFQIGAAGGVPAGIVHSDGLADKAIVQQVMMRALMLDVREFRSGEAPLAPGELPAFLRQTLLTVSEMREAHTLYEVCDAVLSGDTALFVDGYPQAFIVGTRGWKDRGIPEPQTETVIRGPRDGFTETLRSNTMLIRRRIKDTKLRLEMMKIGRVSKTDIGIMFIEGIAEERVIQEVRRRLRSIDIDAILESGYIEELIQDEALTPFPTMANTERPDVAAAGLLEGRVAIIVDGTPFVLLVPCLFNEFYMSAEDYYERADISTGIRYLRLVCFFIALIGPSAYIAITTFHQEMLPTELLIGLASSREGIPFPAFIEALIMEVIFEILREAGVRMPRMVGQAMSIVGALVLGQAAIQAGLVSPAMVIVVSLTAITNFVIPHYSMAISVRMLRFVFMALAAGFGLFGILFGVIFLIQHLCSLYSFGVPYMAPYAPMIPGDIKDSFLGRLSWKRMSTRPKFFSRNKARQKNGGGDPS from the coding sequence ATGGGCTTCCTGCGCCGGCTGCTGGAGATCGCTCTGCCCCCCCTGCCAAGCCAAAAACCTGCGCCGGCTCCGCCTACCGGCCCCATGCTCTCCTCCCGCCTGCAGGAGAACCTGCTGCGGATCGGCAAGGAATTCGGCTCCTCACCGGATATCCTCGTCCGGGATTTCCAGATCGGGGCGGCCGGCGGGGTGCCGGCCGGCATCGTGCACTCGGACGGCCTCGCGGACAAGGCCATCGTCCAGCAGGTCATGATGCGCGCCCTGATGCTCGACGTACGGGAATTCCGGAGCGGTGAGGCTCCCTTAGCCCCCGGTGAACTTCCCGCGTTCCTGCGCCAGACGCTGCTGACGGTATCGGAAATGCGTGAAGCCCATACGCTCTATGAAGTGTGCGATGCGGTCCTGTCGGGGGACACTGCGCTCTTCGTGGACGGTTATCCTCAAGCCTTCATTGTGGGCACCCGCGGGTGGAAAGACCGCGGGATTCCCGAGCCCCAGACCGAGACCGTCATCCGCGGCCCGCGGGACGGCTTCACCGAGACACTCCGTTCCAATACGATGCTCATCCGCCGCCGGATCAAGGACACGAAGCTGCGGCTTGAGATGATGAAGATCGGGCGGGTCAGCAAAACGGATATAGGGATCATGTTCATCGAAGGCATCGCCGAAGAGCGCGTGATCCAGGAGGTGCGGCGCAGGCTCCGCAGCATCGATATCGATGCCATCCTGGAGAGCGGCTACATCGAAGAGCTCATTCAGGATGAGGCGCTTACGCCTTTTCCCACCATGGCCAATACGGAGCGGCCTGACGTAGCGGCGGCCGGACTGCTGGAAGGCCGGGTTGCCATCATCGTGGACGGGACGCCGTTCGTCCTGCTTGTCCCGTGCCTCTTCAATGAGTTCTACATGTCAGCGGAGGACTATTATGAACGGGCGGATATCTCTACCGGCATCCGCTACCTTCGCCTGGTGTGCTTTTTCATCGCCCTGATCGGCCCATCGGCTTATATCGCCATCACGACGTTTCACCAGGAGATGCTTCCGACGGAGCTGCTCATCGGCCTGGCCTCTTCAAGAGAAGGCATCCCCTTCCCGGCTTTCATCGAGGCGCTCATTATGGAAGTCATCTTCGAGATTCTGCGCGAAGCCGGCGTCCGCATGCCCCGCATGGTCGGACAGGCCATGTCCATCGTCGGTGCGCTTGTCCTCGGGCAGGCCGCCATTCAAGCGGGGCTCGTCTCACCCGCCATGGTCATCGTCGTTTCGCTTACGGCCATCACCAACTTTGTCATTCCCCACTACAGCATGGCAATATCGGTTCGAATGCTGCGGTTTGTATTCATGGCACTGGCGGCAGGCTTTGGGCTGTTCGGTATTCTCTTCGGGGTCATCTTCCTGATCCAGCATCTGTGCTCTCTCTATTCCTTCGGCGTGCCGTATATGGCTCCTTACGCCCCAATGATTCCGGGAGACATCAAGGACTCCTTCCTGGGCCGGCTGAGCTGGAAGCGCATGAGCACGCGACCCAAATTCTTCAGCCGGAATAAGGCCCGGCAAAAAAACGGAGGGGGGGATCCTTCATGA
- a CDS encoding GerAB/ArcD/ProY family transporter — MQQIETGKIADRQLLIIGILYTIGDPILIVPSILADRAQGDAWVSALLAWGGGLGFLLLYRALARTFPGMGVIEMCETALGRMLGRGAALLVLLPFWILLSASLLRELSDFMTTQVMPETPVQAFYIIIVIVVLYGLNLGLEPVVRSGEILFPWVFGLFGLLTLFLLPEFKAVNVEPVMAHGWEPVLKGSYAMLAIPFMEVFTLLMLLPYVSGASDKAVRQFTLSIALGGFIVVFVIVLSLMSLGPDVTARSIYPTYVMAKKIRIGNFLERMEIIITIMWMITMYFKLIVTMFAVVVATAKLSRLKSYRPLLMPFGTLLVILAQLITPNTIEYYDFTASVWPLYAFTVCILFPAGLLVAGKVRGRKFR; from the coding sequence ATGCAGCAGATCGAGACGGGTAAAATAGCTGACCGGCAGCTCCTGATCATCGGAATCCTGTATACGATCGGCGATCCGATCCTCATCGTCCCTTCCATTCTCGCTGACCGCGCCCAGGGGGATGCCTGGGTCTCCGCCCTGCTCGCTTGGGGCGGCGGGCTCGGATTCCTTCTGCTTTACCGGGCTTTGGCCAGAACCTTCCCCGGCATGGGGGTCATTGAAATGTGCGAGACGGCTCTAGGACGAATGCTCGGGCGCGGTGCCGCGCTTCTGGTCCTGCTGCCGTTCTGGATTCTCCTCTCGGCCAGCCTCCTCCGGGAACTCAGCGACTTCATGACCACACAAGTGATGCCCGAAACGCCGGTACAAGCGTTCTATATCATTATTGTGATCGTGGTGCTCTACGGCTTGAACCTGGGGCTTGAACCTGTCGTCCGGAGCGGCGAGATCCTGTTTCCCTGGGTCTTCGGCCTCTTCGGCCTGCTGACGCTCTTCCTGCTGCCGGAGTTCAAAGCCGTCAATGTGGAGCCTGTGATGGCCCACGGCTGGGAACCGGTACTCAAGGGCAGCTATGCCATGCTGGCCATCCCTTTCATGGAAGTGTTCACGCTCCTGATGCTTCTGCCTTACGTCAGCGGTGCATCGGATAAAGCTGTACGGCAGTTCACGCTGAGCATCGCCCTCGGCGGATTTATCGTGGTCTTCGTTATCGTGCTGTCGCTGATGTCCCTGGGCCCTGACGTGACAGCCCGCAGCATCTACCCGACCTATGTCATGGCGAAAAAGATTCGCATCGGCAACTTCCTCGAGCGGATGGAGATCATTATCACGATCATGTGGATGATCACCATGTACTTCAAGCTGATCGTGACCATGTTCGCTGTCGTTGTAGCCACAGCGAAGCTGAGCCGGCTGAAGAGCTATCGCCCTCTGCTGATGCCGTTCGGTACGCTGCTGGTCATTCTGGCCCAGCTCATTACTCCGAACACCATTGAGTATTATGATTTTACCGCTTCGGTCTGGCCGCTATACGCCTTTACGGTGTGCATTCTGTTTCCAGCGGGGCTGCTGGTGGCGGGGAAGGTGCGGGGGAGGAAGTTTAGGTAG
- a CDS encoding Ger(x)C family spore germination protein, which translates to MKRPKRSGHPFRGLRRSWPCTLAGVLAISLLTTGCWNRRELNELAIASSMGFDVGEKGVTVSIQIIDPGEITNKSGGSTAGRAPVTLYDANEETVFQAIRSITTKSPRKIYLSHLRIVVISEKLARKGIRNIIDFLSRDHELRRDFYILIARGSARDVLNTMTTIEKIPANKMFNSVKVAEENWGPVLGTNLEDLIGRLVHAGISPLVPGIGILGSPKVGSKKSNVEQIDAPARLDLKGLAVFKKDKMLGWMNEQEGTGANFILNKIKSTVIGTSCPGGTGKLGSEIIRSQTEMKVRKEGDKPLIVIEIESEANVSDVECSIDLHKTKVIGELEQSINGKIRSLVEAALRASQTKFKSDVFGFGDTVRRKQPELWSKVQGQWPEMYPEIPYEIRVETRLRRTGTTSQSFIEEIKE; encoded by the coding sequence ATGAAGAGGCCCAAGCGGTCAGGACATCCATTCCGAGGCCTCCGCCGCTCCTGGCCCTGCACCCTCGCGGGGGTGCTGGCCATCTCCCTGCTCACGACGGGGTGCTGGAACCGCCGGGAGCTCAACGAGCTGGCTATCGCTTCATCGATGGGATTCGATGTAGGAGAAAAAGGCGTGACCGTCTCCATCCAGATCATCGATCCCGGCGAGATTACGAACAAGAGCGGCGGCTCTACGGCCGGAAGAGCCCCTGTCACCCTCTACGATGCTAACGAGGAGACGGTATTCCAGGCCATCCGGTCGATTACGACGAAGTCGCCGCGGAAGATTTATTTGTCCCATCTGCGCATTGTCGTGATCAGCGAGAAGCTGGCCCGCAAGGGGATCCGCAATATCATCGATTTTTTGTCGAGGGATCATGAATTGCGCCGCGATTTCTATATCCTCATTGCCCGCGGCTCGGCCCGCGATGTTCTCAATACGATGACCACGATCGAGAAGATCCCCGCCAACAAAATGTTCAATTCGGTCAAAGTCGCCGAAGAGAACTGGGGACCGGTGCTCGGCACGAATCTCGAGGACCTGATCGGCCGACTGGTGCATGCCGGTATATCGCCGCTGGTGCCAGGCATCGGCATTCTCGGGAGCCCCAAGGTGGGCTCGAAGAAATCGAACGTGGAACAGATTGATGCGCCCGCAAGACTTGACCTGAAGGGACTGGCGGTATTCAAGAAAGACAAAATGCTGGGCTGGATGAACGAGCAGGAAGGGACGGGGGCGAATTTCATTCTGAACAAGATCAAGAGCACGGTCATTGGCACCTCCTGTCCCGGGGGCACAGGTAAACTGGGCTCCGAGATTATCCGTTCTCAAACCGAGATGAAGGTGCGCAAGGAAGGGGATAAGCCCCTGATTGTCATTGAAATCGAATCGGAAGCCAACGTGTCCGATGTGGAATGCTCAATCGATCTGCACAAAACGAAGGTGATCGGGGAACTGGAGCAGTCCATCAACGGCAAGATCCGGTCGTTGGTCGAAGCGGCCCTAAGGGCCTCCCAGACCAAATTCAAGAGTGACGTCTTCGGATTCGGCGATACGGTCCGGCGCAAGCAGCCGGAGCTCTGGAGCAAGGTGCAGGGACAGTGGCCGGAGATGTACCCCGAGATCCCTTACGAAATCCGGGTCGAGACCAGGCTTCGCCGTACGGGGACCACGTCCCAATCTTTTATCGAGGAAATCAAGGAGTAG